TCGTGAGGATAGCGAGCGGCGGGCGGCCGGTCCAGTCGCATCCGGTCCTTGACCCGCGCCGAGCCGCCTGCGAGGCTGGCCGCACCCGAACCTGCGGAGGGTGTCATGCGCAAGCCCGTGATCGTCGTCGCCGCCGTGGCCGTGGTCGTCATCGTCGCCGCGGCGATCTTCCTGACGAGCAACCTCGGCGCGTTCCTGGCCGCGGCCATCGAGAAGGCCGGCAGCGAGGCCACCGGCTCGCCGGTGGAGGTGACCGGCGCCAAGCTCTCGCTGCGCCAGGGCCGCGGCGAGGTGGCGGGGCTGAGCGTGGGCAATCCGGTGGGCTTCAGCGGCGAGGACGTCTTCGACCTCGAGGACATCGTCCTCGATCTCGATCTCGCCAGTCTCAAGAGCGAACCGATCGTGATCGACGAGATCCGCGTCGACGGCCCGCGCGTCCGCGCCGAGTTCCTGCGGGACGGCTCGCTGAACCTGGACGTCCTCCGCCACCGCCTGCAGGACAGCGCGCCGCGCGAACCGGCCGGCGCCGCGCCGGCCAAGCTCCGCATCGCGCGCCTTCACTTCGCCGACGGCGAGATCGCCGTGGACGCCTCCGCCCTCGGCCTCGAACCGCGCACGGTGAAGCTGCCGGCCTTCGATCTGGCGAACCTCGGCGGCGCAGAGGGCGCCACGCCCGACGCGCTCGCCCGCGAGATCCTCGGCGCCGTGGCGAAGCAGGCCGCGCGGGACGTCGCCGGCTCGGAGGCCCAGCGCCTCATCGAGGAGAAGCTCGGCGGCTCGATCGGCGACAAGGCCAAGGACCTGCTGAAGGGTCTTGGCAAGTAGGGCCGCTAGCGTTCGCCCGACCGCCGCCGGAAGGGCGAGCGGCTCTGCCCGTGCGTCTGTTCCGCGCCGCTCGCGGCGGGACCGATGCCCTCCGGGTGGTCGCCTTCGCCCAGGACCTCGATTTCACCCGACGCCACCAGCGCCTTCAGGCTCGCGCGCTCCAGCGCCTTGTCGGCCACCTGCGCCACCTTGCCCGGGCTCAGGTGCAGCGTCTTGCCGCCGGGCAGCGTGAGGCGCAGCGGGCCAGCGGTCGTGTTGCGGATCTCTTTCATCGGGCCACCTCCAGGGCTGTCTGGAGTCTACACCCGGACGGAGGGCTTGTCCCCTTCGATCACCCTAGCGCCGTCGACGGCGCCCGCGACCCGCCGAGGCGACGGGCGGCACGGGCGACTCCAGGCGCGGCCGCGACTGGCGATGCGACGTCCGCGCGGGCCGCGGCGGCGCCTCGACGAACGCGCTCTCGAAGCCCTCGACCGTCCGGCGCGGAATTCGCGTGCCGATCATTCGCTCGGTCGCGCGCACCCAGCCATGATCTTCGTTCGTGACGAAGGTGATGGCCGCGCCCGTCAGCTCTGCACGTCCCGTGCGCCCGATGCGGTGCGTGTAGGCCTCGGGCGTGTTCGGCACGTCGTAGTTGATCACGTGCGACACGCCGCTGACGTCGATCCCGCGCGCCACGATGTCCGTGGCCACGAGCACGCTGAACTGCCCCGTGCGGAAGCCGGCCATGGCGCGGTCGCGCTGAGGTTGGGACAGGTTGCCCTGGATGCCCACCGCGCGGAAGCCCGCCTTGGCGAGATGCTCGGCCAGGCGGCGCGTGCGCTGCTTCGTTCGCGCGAAGACGATGGCCGACGCGCAGTC
Above is a genomic segment from Candidatus Latescibacterota bacterium containing:
- a CDS encoding AsmA family protein, producing MRKPVIVVAAVAVVVIVAAAIFLTSNLGAFLAAAIEKAGSEATGSPVEVTGAKLSLRQGRGEVAGLSVGNPVGFSGEDVFDLEDIVLDLDLASLKSEPIVIDEIRVDGPRVRAEFLRDGSLNLDVLRHRLQDSAPREPAGAAPAKLRIARLHFADGEIAVDASALGLEPRTVKLPAFDLANLGGAEGATPDALAREILGAVAKQAARDVAGSEAQRLIEEKLGGSIGDKAKDLLKGLGK